One Qipengyuania aurantiaca genomic region harbors:
- the thiL gene encoding thiamine-phosphate kinase, with protein sequence MNEADFIAALRGLASNPGARGLEDDAAVLEFGGETLVLTHDTMVDGVHVLEGQDPADIAWKLVAVNLSDLAAKGAEPAGVLLSHMLGADDHRFVTGLREVLDSYDVPLLGGDTVRGEGPRVWGCTALGRATHTPVPSRGGAKVGDAIYVTGTLGAAMLGFEALRGGDEADSTAYRRPRPRLEEGRLLAPHVTAMMDISDGLLLDCWRMACAAEFVAFELESDSIPVADASRRAECIRWGDDYELLFTAPVGVDLPVPATRIGTVTDTDFAPLWLDGEALTPEQGLGYQH encoded by the coding sequence GTGAACGAGGCAGACTTCATCGCCGCCCTTCGAGGCTTGGCTTCGAACCCCGGCGCGCGCGGGCTGGAGGACGATGCCGCCGTTCTCGAGTTCGGCGGCGAGACGCTGGTCCTGACGCATGACACCATGGTCGACGGTGTCCATGTTCTCGAAGGACAGGACCCGGCCGACATTGCGTGGAAGCTGGTGGCGGTAAACCTCTCCGACCTTGCGGCCAAGGGAGCCGAGCCGGCCGGCGTATTGCTCTCGCATATGCTGGGCGCCGACGATCATCGCTTCGTCACCGGGCTGCGCGAGGTTCTGGACTCCTACGATGTTCCCCTGCTCGGGGGGGACACGGTACGCGGTGAAGGCCCGCGGGTCTGGGGCTGCACGGCCCTGGGGCGCGCGACGCACACGCCGGTGCCCTCACGCGGTGGCGCGAAAGTGGGAGATGCCATCTATGTCACCGGAACTCTGGGCGCCGCCATGCTCGGCTTCGAGGCTCTGCGCGGCGGAGACGAGGCCGACAGCACCGCCTATCGCAGGCCGCGTCCGCGTCTCGAGGAGGGTCGCCTGCTGGCCCCGCACGTCACCGCCATGATGGACATTTCGGACGGGCTCCTGCTCGATTGCTGGCGTATGGCCTGTGCGGCGGAATTCGTGGCGTTCGAACTCGAAAGCGACAGCATCCCGGTCGCAGACGCTTCGCGCCGCGCGGAATGCATCCGCTGGGGCGACGATTACGAACTCCTCTTCACCGCCCCCGTCGGTGTCGACTTGCCCGTCCCTGCCACGCGGATCGGCACGGTCACCGACACCGATTTTGCTCCGCTCTGGCTCGACGGTGAAGCGCTCACTCCCGAGCAGGGTTTGGGCTACCAGCACTAA
- a CDS encoding pirin family protein, whose translation MSQIDLTLTPTTHDLGQFEVRRVLPSKKRSMVGPFIFVDQFGPAQLDLGSGMDVRPHPHINLATVTWLFEGAIDHRDSLGSFSTIRPGQVNLMTAGRGIVHSERSPEEERKAGPKLYGMQTWLALPDGKEEIDPAFEAVSDLPIVEDGRARAIVIMGELWGERAPTTTYADTIYAEIVLGAGGAIPLEDDADERAVMLVGGEASVDGHALKLYELAVLQPGRDMTLESRSGARVMLLGGEAFQTERHAWWNFVSSSRERINQAKDDWRNRRFPEVPGDSEERIPLPDGQPKTVTYP comes from the coding sequence ATGAGCCAGATCGACCTCACGCTGACGCCGACGACGCATGATCTCGGACAGTTTGAGGTCCGACGGGTTTTGCCGTCCAAGAAGCGGAGCATGGTCGGTCCTTTCATCTTCGTCGACCAGTTCGGCCCGGCGCAGCTCGATCTCGGCAGCGGCATGGATGTGCGCCCGCATCCGCATATCAATCTCGCCACCGTCACCTGGCTGTTCGAAGGCGCCATCGACCACCGCGACAGCCTTGGCAGTTTCTCCACCATCCGGCCCGGACAGGTGAACCTGATGACGGCGGGCAGGGGCATCGTCCATTCCGAACGCTCGCCCGAGGAAGAGCGGAAGGCTGGCCCGAAGCTTTACGGCATGCAGACATGGCTGGCGCTGCCCGATGGCAAGGAGGAAATCGATCCCGCGTTCGAGGCCGTGTCCGACCTTCCCATCGTGGAAGACGGCCGCGCGCGTGCCATCGTGATCATGGGCGAATTGTGGGGCGAACGCGCGCCCACCACCACCTATGCCGACACCATCTATGCCGAGATCGTGCTGGGCGCGGGCGGCGCGATCCCGCTCGAAGACGATGCCGACGAGCGCGCGGTGATGCTGGTGGGCGGAGAAGCAAGCGTCGATGGACATGCGCTCAAGCTCTACGAACTGGCCGTGCTCCAGCCGGGCCGCGACATGACGCTGGAGAGCAGGAGCGGCGCGCGAGTCATGCTGCTGGGCGGCGAGGCCTTCCAGACCGAACGCCACGCCTGGTGGAATTTCGTCAGCTCCAGCCGTGAGCGCATCAACCAGGCGAAAGACGACTGGCGCAACCGCCGCTTCCCCGAAGTGCCGGGCGACAGCGAGGAGCGCATTCCGCTGCCCGATGGCCAGCCCAAGACCGTCACCTACCCCTAA
- a CDS encoding VOC family protein, with protein MADAHGDFVWYELMTSDAEAAQAFYGPLLGWSFADSGQEGVDYRVFSAGETQVGGMLHLTEDMTEGGARPAWLGYVRVDDVPAAVDTVRKAGGGVMMEGNEVPGVGPFALLSDPQGAPFYVIDDRSGEDSGAFAKHEPKVGHCAWNELVTEDPSAADSFYRDLFGWEKGEAMDMGPMGLYQMYTQSDYGLGAIMKRPEEMPVSAWAHYFRVPEIDPAHSFVTGHGGQVVNGPMEIPGGDYVFQGIDPQGAFFSIIGAKGS; from the coding sequence ATGGCAGACGCACACGGCGATTTCGTCTGGTACGAACTGATGACGAGCGATGCGGAGGCCGCGCAGGCCTTCTACGGCCCCCTCCTCGGATGGAGTTTCGCGGACAGCGGCCAGGAGGGCGTCGACTATCGCGTTTTCTCCGCCGGCGAGACGCAGGTCGGCGGCATGCTGCACCTGACCGAGGACATGACCGAGGGCGGCGCCCGCCCGGCCTGGCTCGGCTATGTCCGCGTCGACGATGTCCCCGCGGCGGTCGACACGGTCCGCAAGGCGGGCGGCGGCGTAATGATGGAGGGGAACGAGGTGCCGGGCGTCGGCCCCTTCGCGCTCCTGTCCGATCCGCAAGGCGCGCCCTTCTATGTCATCGACGACCGTTCGGGCGAGGACAGCGGCGCCTTCGCCAAGCACGAGCCAAAGGTGGGCCATTGCGCCTGGAACGAGCTGGTCACCGAAGACCCCTCCGCCGCCGACAGCTTCTATCGCGACCTCTTCGGATGGGAGAAGGGCGAGGCGATGGATATGGGGCCGATGGGCCTCTACCAGATGTACACCCAGTCGGATTACGGCCTCGGCGCGATCATGAAGCGCCCGGAGGAAATGCCGGTTTCGGCATGGGCGCACTACTTCCGCGTGCCCGAGATCGACCCGGCGCATAGCTTCGTCACCGGCCATGGCGGGCAGGTCGTCAATGGGCCGATGGAGATTCCCGGCGGGGATTACGTCTTTCAGGGCATCGATCCCCAAGGCGCGTTCTTCTCGATCATTGGCGCGAAAGGCAGCTGA
- the hisG gene encoding ATP phosphoribosyltransferase, whose protein sequence is MTDSLTFAIPKGRILDEALPVMARAGVVPEDAFHDKANRSLTFATTREDMRLIRVRAFDVATFVAHGAAQLGIVGSDVIEEFDYADLYAPVDLDIGHCHLAVAEPKGASATSGASHLRVATKYPNLTRRHFERQGIQAECVKLNGAMEIAPELGLAGRIVDLVSSGQTLKDNGLVETGHIMDITARLIVNRAALKTDPRVSALVEAFRAISEERSAA, encoded by the coding sequence ATGACCGACAGTCTTACCTTCGCCATTCCCAAGGGCCGCATCCTCGATGAAGCGCTGCCCGTCATGGCCCGTGCGGGCGTCGTGCCGGAAGATGCCTTCCACGACAAGGCGAACCGCTCGCTGACCTTTGCCACCACGCGCGAAGACATGCGCCTCATCCGCGTGCGCGCCTTCGATGTCGCGACCTTTGTCGCGCATGGCGCGGCGCAGCTGGGCATCGTGGGATCGGACGTGATCGAGGAATTCGACTACGCCGATCTCTACGCGCCGGTCGATCTCGACATCGGCCATTGCCACCTCGCCGTGGCCGAGCCGAAGGGCGCGAGCGCGACCAGCGGGGCCAGCCACCTGCGCGTAGCGACGAAATACCCCAATCTCACCCGCCGTCACTTTGAACGCCAAGGCATCCAGGCCGAATGCGTCAAGCTGAACGGCGCGATGGAAATCGCCCCCGAACTTGGTCTTGCCGGCCGCATCGTCGACCTTGTTTCCAGCGGCCAGACGCTGAAGGACAACGGCCTCGTCGAGACCGGCCACATCATGGACATCACCGCACGCCTCATCGTGAACCGCGCCGCGCTGAAGACCGATCCGCGCGTCTCCGCGCTGGTCGAGGCGTTCCGCGCTATCAGCGAAGAGCGGAGCGCCGCCTGA
- the nusB gene encoding transcription antitermination factor NusB, which produces MSQNPKSQSRSAARLGAVQALYQQQMEGTATAKLLDEFHQHRLGKVIEEEEYADADIDFFDDLVKGVEARRAEIDELLTARLASGWTLARLDKTMLQILRAGSYELIARKDVPKAAAISEYVDVAKAFFDDREAKFVNGILDAVAKEVGR; this is translated from the coding sequence GTGAGCCAGAACCCCAAGTCCCAGTCGCGCAGCGCGGCCCGTCTCGGCGCGGTGCAGGCGCTTTACCAGCAGCAGATGGAAGGCACCGCCACCGCCAAGTTGCTCGACGAATTCCACCAGCACCGCCTCGGCAAGGTGATCGAGGAAGAGGAATACGCCGATGCCGACATCGATTTCTTCGACGATCTGGTGAAGGGCGTCGAGGCGCGCCGCGCGGAGATCGACGAGCTTCTGACCGCGCGTCTCGCGTCGGGATGGACGCTGGCCCGCCTCGACAAGACCATGCTGCAGATCCTGCGCGCGGGCAGTTACGAGCTGATCGCCCGCAAGGACGTGCCCAAGGCCGCCGCGATCAGCGAATACGTCGATGTCGCCAAGGCCTTCTTCGACGACCGCGAAGCGAAGTTCGTCAACGGCATCCTCGACGCGGTCGCCAAGGAAGTCGGACGCTAA
- a CDS encoding glutathione S-transferase family protein has product MATYTFFTNPMSRGQIARWALHEVGADYETELVDWAAKSEAFLSANPLGKVPTLVHHHGDHVHVVTEAAAICHYLAEMHPDAGLLPQPHEKAAYFRRLFYAAGPVEQAVVSRSMGWSVEDPQKQGMLGFGSYERAMDTFDTLLADRDYVCGDRFTMADVYVGSQVDWGLQFGSIPKRKTFEDYAERLRERPAYKDAKAIDMQLIAEAQANG; this is encoded by the coding sequence ATGGCCACCTACACCTTCTTCACCAATCCGATGAGCCGCGGGCAAATCGCGCGCTGGGCGCTCCACGAGGTCGGCGCGGACTACGAGACCGAGTTGGTCGACTGGGCGGCCAAGTCGGAGGCCTTCCTCAGCGCCAATCCGCTGGGCAAGGTTCCGACGCTGGTCCACCACCATGGTGACCACGTCCACGTCGTGACCGAGGCGGCGGCGATCTGCCACTACCTCGCCGAAATGCATCCCGATGCGGGTCTACTCCCCCAGCCGCACGAGAAGGCCGCCTATTTTCGCCGGCTCTTCTACGCCGCCGGCCCGGTCGAACAGGCCGTGGTTTCGCGCAGCATGGGGTGGAGTGTCGAAGATCCGCAGAAGCAGGGCATGCTCGGTTTCGGCAGCTACGAGCGCGCCATGGACACCTTCGACACACTACTGGCCGACCGCGACTATGTCTGCGGCGACCGCTTCACCATGGCCGATGTCTATGTCGGCAGCCAGGTCGACTGGGGGCTCCAGTTCGGCTCGATCCCCAAGCGCAAGACCTTCGAGGATTACGCCGAGCGCCTGCGCGAGCGCCCTGCCTATAAGGACGCCAAGGCCATCGACATGCAATTGATCGCGGAGGCACAGGCCAATGGTTGA
- a CDS encoding J domain-containing protein: MRQSKFHGRYEDTGRVCAHPTCEEPGEFRAPGDGHRFDGPGEWRWMCLEHVREFNAGYDWFEGMSAEEILDAQGPASGWRTESPSFRPTAGVDGMPRWADYDDPLDAISARANGIKSRAQREAAMAMDGRFSRAEAKALEVMGLGTGTDRRGLRRRYSELVRRYHPDRNGGDRQYEARLNKVVEAYNTLRNAPAFI, translated from the coding sequence ATGCGCCAGTCAAAGTTTCATGGTCGGTATGAAGACACAGGCAGGGTCTGTGCCCACCCCACCTGCGAGGAGCCGGGCGAATTCCGCGCGCCGGGCGATGGTCACCGGTTCGACGGACCGGGCGAATGGCGCTGGATGTGCCTCGAACACGTGCGCGAATTCAACGCCGGTTACGACTGGTTCGAAGGCATGAGCGCCGAGGAAATCCTCGACGCGCAGGGACCGGCGAGCGGCTGGCGCACCGAAAGCCCCAGCTTCCGCCCGACAGCGGGCGTGGACGGCATGCCGCGCTGGGCGGATTACGACGATCCGCTCGACGCGATCTCCGCGCGCGCCAACGGCATCAAGAGCCGCGCCCAGCGCGAGGCGGCGATGGCGATGGACGGACGTTTCAGCCGCGCAGAGGCCAAGGCGCTGGAAGTCATGGGGCTGGGCACCGGCACCGACCGGCGCGGACTCAGGCGGCGGTACTCGGAATTGGTCCGGCGATACCATCCGGACCGCAATGGTGGTGACCGGCAATACGAGGCACGGCTTAACAAGGTGGTGGAGGCCTACAATACGTTGCGCAATGCGCCCGCTTTCATCTGA
- a CDS encoding SDR family NAD(P)-dependent oxidoreductase, whose translation MSFEGKTAWITGASSGIGAALAQEWASRGANIILSGRDEGRLSAVADRLETETLTLPFDVRDEESMREATDTATGWKGGVDIFVANAGISQRSPAVDTDMQVYRDIIDIDLTSQIAASQALLPHMTGRGSGKLLFISSIAGKVGVPMRTAYCAAKHGLIGYADALRGELSQSGVDVHVICPGSVATDVSRNALNGDGSVRGRSDKVIDNGIAPEDAARRIVDAVELNQREIIVAEGMEEAMGEMRRTPDQLFDQVSGMVAAGYMEKMQAED comes from the coding sequence ATGAGTTTCGAAGGCAAGACCGCCTGGATCACGGGCGCTTCGTCCGGCATCGGCGCTGCGCTGGCGCAGGAATGGGCGAGCCGCGGCGCGAATATCATCCTCTCCGGCCGCGACGAAGGGCGGCTTAGCGCCGTCGCCGACCGGCTCGAGACCGAAACGCTCACCCTGCCCTTCGATGTGCGGGACGAAGAGTCGATGCGGGAGGCGACCGACACAGCCACCGGCTGGAAGGGCGGCGTCGATATCTTCGTCGCCAATGCGGGGATTTCCCAGCGCAGCCCGGCGGTCGATACCGATATGCAGGTCTATCGCGACATCATCGACATCGACCTCACCTCGCAGATTGCCGCATCGCAGGCGCTGCTGCCGCACATGACGGGGCGCGGGAGCGGGAAACTGCTCTTCATCTCCTCCATTGCGGGCAAGGTCGGCGTGCCCATGCGCACCGCCTATTGCGCGGCCAAGCACGGCCTCATCGGCTATGCCGACGCGCTGAGGGGCGAGCTTTCGCAAAGCGGCGTGGATGTGCACGTGATCTGCCCCGGCTCGGTCGCCACCGATGTCAGCCGCAACGCGCTCAACGGCGACGGTTCGGTGCGTGGGCGCAGCGACAAGGTGATCGACAACGGCATAGCGCCCGAGGACGCCGCCCGCCGGATCGTCGACGCAGTCGAACTGAACCAGCGCGAGATCATCGTGGCCGAAGGCATGGAAGAGGCGATGGGCGAAATGCGCCGCACGCCCGACCAGCTTTTCGACCAGGTCTCCGGCATGGTCGCGGCGGGATATATGGAAAAGATGCAGGCGGAGGACTGA
- a CDS encoding BolA family protein, translating to MAEPVQQEMERLLTEAFAPTRLEVINDSAKHHGHAGDDGSGESHFTVVIEAPAFADKSRLDRQRMVNQALGDIPGERVHALAIQASAPTS from the coding sequence ATGGCAGAACCGGTCCAGCAGGAAATGGAACGCCTTTTGACCGAGGCTTTCGCGCCCACGCGCCTCGAAGTCATCAACGACAGCGCGAAGCACCACGGCCACGCCGGCGATGACGGCAGCGGGGAATCGCACTTCACCGTGGTCATCGAAGCGCCCGCTTTCGCCGACAAAAGCCGGCTCGACCGCCAGCGCATGGTCAACCAGGCGCTGGGCGACATACCCGGAGAGCGCGTCCACGCCCTCGCCATCCAGGCTTCCGCGCCCACCAGCTAA
- the hisD gene encoding histidinol dehydrogenase yields the protein MQLLRTRDADFETKFAKIVRDRRESDAQVGRDVATILNEVRERGDSALVEYTKRFDQHNLTGEDDWSISKEACKAAYDRLDDALREALETAASRIRAYHEGQLPQDRDYTDEIGMRLGARWSAVEAAGLYVPGGRAAYPSSLLMNAIPAKVAGVERLVVTTPTPGGEANDLVLAAAHVAGVDEIYRVGGAQAVAALAFGTERIARVDVVVGPGNAWVAEAKRQLYGVVGIDMVAGPSEILVIADKNNKPEWIAADLLSQAEHDPTSQSILITDDRGFASQVMDQIDLEFLKLPTAKTAKASWDDHGLVVLVDSLDEAPALSDRLAAEHVEIATDDPEAIFAKLRHAGSVFLGRMTPEAVGDYIAGPNHVLPTGRRARFASGLSVLDFMKRTSFIGATDGALKAIGPAAVRLAEAEGLPAHALSISRRLS from the coding sequence ATGCAGCTGCTCCGCACCAGGGACGCCGATTTCGAAACGAAGTTCGCAAAGATCGTTCGTGACCGCCGCGAAAGCGATGCGCAGGTCGGACGCGATGTCGCCACCATCCTTAACGAAGTGCGCGAGCGCGGGGACAGCGCGCTGGTGGAATACACCAAGCGTTTCGACCAGCACAATCTGACCGGCGAGGACGACTGGTCGATCTCGAAAGAGGCGTGCAAGGCGGCTTACGACCGCCTCGACGATGCGCTGCGCGAGGCGCTGGAAACCGCCGCGAGCCGAATTCGCGCCTATCACGAAGGCCAGTTGCCGCAGGACCGCGACTATACCGACGAAATCGGCATGCGCCTCGGCGCGCGCTGGAGCGCGGTGGAGGCGGCGGGGCTTTACGTGCCCGGCGGCCGCGCGGCCTATCCCTCTTCGTTGCTGATGAACGCCATCCCCGCCAAGGTGGCCGGGGTGGAGCGGCTTGTCGTTACCACGCCGACACCCGGCGGCGAGGCCAACGATCTCGTGCTAGCCGCCGCCCATGTCGCGGGCGTGGACGAAATCTACCGCGTCGGCGGCGCGCAGGCTGTGGCCGCGCTCGCCTTCGGGACGGAGCGGATCGCGCGCGTCGATGTGGTCGTCGGCCCCGGCAACGCATGGGTCGCGGAGGCGAAGCGCCAGCTTTACGGTGTCGTGGGTATCGACATGGTCGCCGGCCCCAGCGAAATCCTCGTCATCGCGGACAAGAACAACAAGCCGGAATGGATCGCTGCCGACCTCCTGAGCCAGGCCGAGCACGACCCGACCAGCCAGTCGATCCTGATCACCGACGACCGCGGCTTCGCCAGCCAGGTCATGGACCAGATCGACCTCGAATTCCTCAAGCTGCCGACCGCCAAGACTGCCAAGGCTAGCTGGGACGATCACGGCCTCGTAGTCCTCGTGGACAGCCTCGATGAAGCCCCGGCCCTGTCGGACCGGCTCGCCGCCGAACACGTCGAGATCGCCACGGACGATCCCGAAGCGATCTTCGCCAAGCTGCGCCACGCGGGCAGCGTCTTCCTCGGCCGCATGACGCCCGAGGCGGTCGGCGACTATATCGCCGGTCCCAACCACGTCCTTCCCACCGGCCGCCGCGCGCGCTTTGCGAGCGGGCTGTCGGTGCTCGATTTCATGAAGCGCACCAGCTTCATCGGCGCCACCGACGGTGCGCTGAAGGCCATCGGCCCTGCCGCCGTGCGCCTTGCGGAGGCCGAGGGCCTCCCTGCGCACGCCCTTTCGATTTCCAGGAGGCTTTCGTGA
- a CDS encoding DUF2332 domain-containing protein: MAESGVMDIVSVPQAIEWQAKHAENAGAPGTAQVVRALLALEESEAATARRIFAWQGLSLRDAMPLRIAAGIHNLLLTGEEPRLEDVYAGRMPAQDQVDALVREIVETHDFQLMPWLDGPPQTNEAGRSASFAAGLLWLADGRTCPKFEWLEIGASAGINTMLGRYHYDLGGVSTGPSGSRMRIVPEWRGGPPPDSDIGFVDTRGSDIAPVDLTDEAQALRLKSYVWPEATGRMARIDAAIALASLMPPEIERMDAGDWVEKELAKPQEEGVTRVLGHSIMWQYLPDFTQERIETALQEAGSSATKERPLAHLSLETNRETFAHELKVRYWPDGEKPAHLANAHPHGAWVEWLD, translated from the coding sequence ATGGCGGAGAGCGGGGTGATGGACATCGTTTCGGTCCCTCAAGCCATCGAATGGCAGGCGAAACACGCCGAAAATGCGGGCGCGCCTGGCACGGCGCAGGTGGTGCGCGCGCTGCTGGCGCTGGAGGAAAGCGAGGCGGCGACGGCGCGGCGGATCTTCGCCTGGCAGGGCCTGTCCTTGCGCGATGCCATGCCGCTGAGGATCGCGGCCGGCATTCACAACCTCCTGCTGACCGGCGAGGAACCGCGGCTCGAGGACGTCTACGCGGGACGCATGCCCGCGCAGGACCAAGTCGACGCGCTGGTGCGCGAGATCGTGGAAACGCATGATTTCCAGCTGATGCCGTGGCTCGACGGGCCGCCGCAGACGAACGAGGCCGGGCGCTCGGCCAGCTTTGCCGCCGGGCTGCTCTGGCTCGCGGACGGGCGCACTTGCCCGAAGTTCGAGTGGCTGGAAATCGGGGCGAGCGCGGGCATCAACACCATGCTCGGTCGCTATCATTACGATCTCGGCGGGGTAAGCACCGGGCCGAGCGGCAGCCGGATGCGGATCGTGCCCGAGTGGCGCGGGGGCCCGCCGCCTGACAGCGACATCGGTTTCGTCGATACGCGGGGCAGCGATATCGCCCCGGTCGACCTCACCGACGAGGCGCAGGCGCTGCGGCTCAAGAGCTATGTCTGGCCCGAGGCGACGGGGCGCATGGCCCGGATCGACGCCGCGATCGCGCTAGCCAGCCTGATGCCACCCGAAATCGAGCGGATGGACGCGGGCGACTGGGTGGAAAAGGAACTGGCGAAGCCGCAGGAGGAGGGCGTGACCCGCGTGCTCGGCCATTCGATCATGTGGCAATACCTGCCCGATTTCACGCAAGAGCGGATCGAGACGGCGCTGCAGGAGGCGGGTTCGAGCGCCACGAAGGAACGGCCGCTGGCGCACCTGTCGCTGGAGACCAACCGCGAGACCTTCGCGCATGAATTGAAGGTCCGCTACTGGCCGGACGGGGAAAAGCCGGCACATCTCGCCAACGCCCATCCGCACGGCGCATGGGTGGAGTGGCTGGATTAG
- a CDS encoding dihydrofolate reductase family protein yields MARKITGGMFLSLDGVMQAPGGPGEDPMGGFDEAGWVFKLWDEGVEPALGKLFGGDYDLLLGRRTYDIFAAYWPYAEGDNKPMSEAFTKAAKFVLTSGDQELPWENSHRLSSVDDVARVKESEGPDLVIQGSSTLYPALLSAGLIDELVLMTYPLTLGRGKRMFGEGTPVGKLEMTDHWVTDKGTIVAAYKPGGALPPYPPEAPIPILSERELARRKKIEDGTW; encoded by the coding sequence ATGGCGCGCAAGATCACTGGCGGCATGTTCCTGTCGCTCGACGGCGTGATGCAGGCGCCCGGTGGCCCCGGAGAAGACCCGATGGGCGGGTTCGACGAGGCCGGCTGGGTTTTCAAGCTGTGGGACGAAGGCGTCGAACCGGCGCTCGGCAAGCTGTTCGGCGGCGATTACGACCTGTTGCTAGGGCGCCGCACGTACGACATCTTCGCTGCCTACTGGCCCTATGCCGAGGGTGACAACAAGCCGATGAGTGAGGCCTTCACCAAGGCTGCCAAATTCGTGCTGACCAGCGGCGACCAGGAGCTTCCGTGGGAGAACAGCCATCGGCTCTCGAGCGTGGACGATGTCGCGCGGGTCAAGGAAAGCGAGGGACCCGACCTCGTCATCCAGGGGTCGAGCACGCTCTACCCCGCCCTCCTGTCTGCCGGTTTGATCGACGAACTCGTCCTAATGACCTACCCCCTCACGCTCGGCCGGGGAAAGCGCATGTTTGGCGAAGGCACACCGGTCGGAAAGCTCGAAATGACCGATCACTGGGTGACCGACAAGGGGACCATAGTTGCAGCCTACAAGCCCGGCGGAGCGCTGCCTCCCTATCCCCCCGAAGCGCCAATCCCGATCCTGAGCGAGCGCGAGCTGGCTCGCCGGAAAAAGATCGAGGACGGGACCTGGTGA
- a CDS encoding VOC family protein, which produces MVEKFTTVLWFDGEAEEAARFYAETFPDSSVGHVFRAPSDFPGGKKGDALTVEFTVLGRAFSGLNGGDMFKPNESVSFMVTTEDQAETDRYWDAIVGNGGQESACGWCKDKWGFNWQITPRTLLEANQAGGDEAKRAFGAMMSMGKIDVAAIDAARRGD; this is translated from the coding sequence ATGGTTGAGAAGTTCACCACCGTCCTGTGGTTTGACGGAGAGGCCGAAGAGGCCGCGCGCTTCTATGCCGAAACCTTCCCGGACAGTTCCGTCGGTCATGTGTTCCGTGCGCCGTCGGATTTCCCCGGCGGCAAGAAGGGCGACGCGCTGACGGTCGAATTCACCGTGCTGGGCCGCGCGTTCTCGGGCCTCAACGGCGGCGACATGTTCAAGCCCAATGAAAGCGTCAGCTTCATGGTGACGACCGAAGACCAGGCGGAAACCGACCGCTACTGGGATGCGATCGTCGGCAACGGCGGGCAGGAAAGCGCCTGCGGTTGGTGCAAGGACAAGTGGGGCTTCAACTGGCAAATCACCCCGCGCACCCTGCTAGAGGCCAACCAGGCCGGTGGCGATGAAGCCAAGCGCGCTTTCGGGGCGATGATGTCGATGGGCAAGATCGATGTTGCGGCCATCGATGCCGCGCGCCGGGGAGATTAA
- a CDS encoding alpha/beta fold hydrolase, translating into MEQVRVTLANGIELDTVDVGPREAPVLIFLHGFPESHRTWRHQIAHFSGRFRCIAPDQRGYRGSSKPEGVDNYTPDKLVGDIFLLADALGVQEFTIVGHDWGGAIAWGVAMAGEQMGRVSRAVIANAPHHAVFQKLLYTSRVQREASQYMRGFRDPANDELVREKGLFGILEAHIRWDAPDKMEPEERVRLLQDWQDRDAAFAMLNWYRASPIDIPPMDAPFELPEGWSPPPFPPLTIPTLVIWAQDDLALPPENTAELGEHVKDLTLVEVPDCGHFVPWEAPDAVNAAMEEFLETST; encoded by the coding sequence ATGGAGCAGGTCCGGGTCACCCTCGCCAACGGGATCGAACTCGACACGGTGGACGTGGGCCCGCGCGAGGCGCCGGTGCTCATCTTCCTCCACGGCTTTCCCGAAAGCCACCGCACATGGCGCCACCAGATCGCCCATTTCTCCGGCCGCTTCCGCTGCATCGCGCCCGACCAGCGCGGCTATCGCGGCTCGTCCAAGCCCGAAGGCGTCGACAATTACACGCCCGACAAGCTGGTGGGCGATATCTTCCTTCTGGCCGATGCGCTGGGCGTGCAGGAGTTCACGATTGTCGGCCACGATTGGGGCGGAGCAATCGCATGGGGCGTGGCGATGGCGGGCGAGCAGATGGGGCGCGTATCGCGCGCGGTTATCGCCAACGCACCGCACCATGCGGTCTTCCAGAAACTGCTCTACACCTCGCGCGTCCAGCGCGAGGCGAGTCAGTATATGCGCGGCTTCCGCGACCCGGCAAACGACGAACTCGTGCGCGAGAAAGGCCTGTTCGGCATCCTCGAAGCGCATATCCGCTGGGATGCGCCCGACAAGATGGAGCCGGAAGAGCGCGTCCGCCTGCTGCAGGACTGGCAGGATCGCGACGCGGCTTTTGCCATGCTCAACTGGTACCGCGCCAGCCCGATCGACATCCCGCCGATGGACGCCCCGTTCGAGCTCCCCGAGGGCTGGTCACCCCCGCCCTTCCCGCCGCTGACCATTCCGACGCTGGTGATCTGGGCGCAAGACGATCTCGCGCTCCCGCCGGAAAACACGGCCGAACTGGGCGAGCACGTCAAGGATTTGACCCTCGTCGAGGTGCCCGATTGCGGCCACTTCGTCCCGTGGGAGGCTCCCGATGCGGTCAATGCGGCGATGGAAGAATTTCTCGAAACATCGACCTAG